Proteins encoded together in one Panthera uncia isolate 11264 chromosome A2, Puncia_PCG_1.0, whole genome shotgun sequence window:
- the RTP3 gene encoding receptor-transporting protein 3 — protein sequence MGEDMMEVWKQVFQELIQELKPWHKWTLTLDKDLLPNTLQPGWSQYQQWAFARFQCSLCSRRWASSQVQVLFHMHKSKGEPQGQVKMRVFAQRCRKCCQSPFEVPEFTTENISRILNNLVFRILKKCYREGFKSMEELPMIKEISLEGPHDSNNCEACLQGFCAQSGVGPAVQAPVSPALASISSPTFGTIIPVPSLAGSGTTVDAVNTQANKGKPLPRPSYAGPTQAASLPTHWSPRANTYHHVERRVQVTRWREGLCSHIAPNPRCRYGNVCCFCLVLVIVVVIIVETVQWISR from the exons ATGGGTGAGGACATGATGGAGGTATGGAAGCAGGTGTTCCAGGAATTAATTCAGGAGCTGAAACCATGGCACAAATGGACCTTGACACTAGACAAAGACCTTCTTCCCAACACCCTGCAGCCAGGGTGGTCACAGTACCAGCAGTGGGCCTTCGCCAG GTTCCAGTGCTCCCTGTGCTCTCGTCGTTGGGCCTCTTCCCAAGTTCAGGTCCTTTTCCACATGCACAAGAGTAAGGGGGAACCCCAGGGCCAGGTGAAGATGAGGGTCTTTGCCCAGAGATGTCGGAAGTGCTGTCAGTCTCCATTTGAGGTTCCCGAGTTCACCACAGAGAACATCTCAAGGATCCTGAATAACTTGGTGTTCCGAATTCTGAAGAAATGCTACAGAGAAGGATTTAAGTCGATGGAGGAGCTTCCTATGATCAAGGAAATCTCTCTTGAGGGGCCGCATGACAGTAACAACTGTGAGGCATGTCTACAGGGCTTTTGTGCTCAGAGTGGGGTGGGTCCAGCTGTGCAGGCACCGGTGTCCCCAGCACTTGCCTCCATAAGCTCACCTACTTTCGGGACCATCATTCCCGTGCCCTCTCTCGCAGGGAGTGGCACCACAGTGGACGCGGTGAACACCCAGGCCAACAAGGGGAAGCCTTTACCCAGACCCTCGTATGCAGGGCCCACGCAGGCTGCCAGCCTCCCCACCCACTGGAGCCCGAGAGCAAACACCTACCACCACGTGGAGAGGCGAGTTCAGGTCACCCGCTGGAGGGAGGGGCTCTGTTCCCACATAGCCCCGAATCCCAGGTGCAGGTATGGGAATGTTTGCTGTTTTTGCCTCGTTCTAGTCATCGTGGTGGTGATTATCGTAGAGACTGTTCAGTGGATCTCAAGGTGA